The proteins below are encoded in one region of Sphingobium yanoikuyae:
- a CDS encoding formylglycine-generating enzyme family protein → MIHIPGGRFIMGSDHHYPEEAPAHPVEVDAFWIDATPVTNRDFRRFVEATGHRTTAEIAPNPDDYPGAQPDMLRPASLVFTPTERPVPLHDWSQWWRYVFDADWRHPLGPDSSIDDLDDHPVVHVTYDDAAAYAAWAGKALPTEAEWEFAARGGIDGQEFAWGDELLPDGKAMANFWQGNFPSENLLIDGYERTSPVGSFPANGYGLSDMIGNVWEWTEDFYAARHQADPSRPCCAPRNPLNQAREASYDPQQPHILIPRRVLKGGSHLCAPSYCRRYRPAARHAQAIDSSTSHIGFRCVIRAA, encoded by the coding sequence ATGATCCATATTCCCGGCGGCCGCTTCATCATGGGATCGGACCATCATTATCCCGAGGAAGCCCCGGCCCATCCGGTCGAGGTCGATGCCTTCTGGATCGATGCCACCCCCGTCACCAATCGCGACTTCCGCCGCTTCGTCGAGGCAACCGGCCATCGCACCACGGCGGAGATCGCACCCAATCCGGACGATTACCCCGGCGCCCAGCCGGACATGCTGCGCCCCGCCTCTTTGGTGTTCACGCCGACCGAACGCCCGGTGCCGCTGCATGACTGGAGCCAGTGGTGGCGCTATGTCTTCGACGCCGACTGGCGCCATCCGCTCGGCCCGGACTCCTCGATCGATGATCTCGACGACCATCCGGTGGTCCATGTCACCTATGACGATGCCGCTGCCTATGCCGCCTGGGCCGGCAAGGCGCTGCCCACGGAAGCGGAATGGGAATTTGCCGCGCGCGGCGGCATCGATGGCCAGGAATTTGCCTGGGGCGACGAACTGTTGCCCGATGGCAAGGCGATGGCCAATTTCTGGCAGGGCAATTTCCCGTCCGAAAATCTGCTGATCGACGGTTATGAGCGCACCTCACCAGTCGGCAGCTTCCCCGCCAATGGCTATGGCCTGTCGGACATGATCGGCAATGTCTGGGAATGGACTGAGGATTTCTACGCCGCCCGGCACCAGGCCGATCCCTCGCGCCCCTGCTGCGCGCCGCGCAACCCGCTCAACCAGGCGCGCGAGGCCAGCTATGACCCGCAGCAGCCGCACATCCTCATTCCGCGCCGTGTCCTTAAAGGGGGCTCGCACCTCTGCGCCCCCAGCTATTGCCGGCGCTATCGCCCAGCCGCGCGCCATGCCCAGGCGATCGACTCCTCGACCAGCCATATCGGCTTCCGCTGCGTGATCCGCGCGGCCTGA
- a CDS encoding ATP-binding protein produces the protein MLELHQAGAPYYPEFFGDERGSATVPVPIYLVPPSPSHTTSRAELQRLINSIPVKIVVVDRDACIVAINGACQPYLRAVGLDLHLVAGQSYYAVKARFAAPPQDARSVSEHVAALCQHSTPFSQTLSFPLAGQDIRMVVHGERLPGAEDLFILSHLDDEDPESETANPRRYHLSMLQAEEEERKRIARELHDETAQQLALMQFNLMTLRNSDMSPQANDAYQAMESALKAIQDQVRTLSYLLHPPELAEDGIEAALAHFTRGFARRSGLQVEFRCLSGPIKRDPDMEIAFYRVAQEALANVYKHADARHAVVRLRRTQTSFTLEIEDDGRGVPEHILNGQGRDIVGVGLSGMRERVAALAGQLEVRRTGAGTLVTATIPRRRQTD, from the coding sequence ATGCTCGAACTACATCAAGCGGGGGCACCCTATTATCCGGAGTTTTTCGGTGACGAACGTGGCAGTGCCACAGTTCCCGTGCCGATCTATCTGGTTCCGCCGAGTCCGTCCCATACAACATCCCGTGCAGAGCTGCAGCGCCTGATCAACAGCATTCCGGTCAAGATCGTGGTGGTGGATCGCGATGCCTGCATCGTGGCCATCAATGGCGCCTGCCAGCCCTATCTCCGCGCCGTTGGCCTCGACCTGCATCTCGTGGCAGGCCAGAGCTACTATGCCGTCAAGGCGCGTTTCGCCGCGCCGCCGCAGGATGCCCGCAGCGTAAGCGAACATGTCGCCGCCCTCTGCCAGCACAGCACGCCCTTCAGCCAGACCCTCAGCTTCCCGCTCGCCGGGCAGGACATCCGCATGGTCGTCCATGGCGAACGCCTGCCGGGCGCCGAGGATCTGTTCATCCTCAGCCATCTCGACGATGAAGATCCGGAAAGCGAAACCGCCAATCCCCGTCGCTACCACCTCTCGATGCTGCAGGCGGAGGAAGAGGAGCGCAAGCGGATCGCCCGTGAACTGCATGACGAAACGGCGCAGCAACTGGCCCTGATGCAGTTCAACCTCATGACGCTGCGCAACAGCGACATGAGCCCCCAGGCCAACGACGCCTATCAGGCCATGGAAAGCGCGCTCAAGGCGATCCAGGACCAGGTGCGGACGCTCAGCTATCTGCTCCATCCGCCCGAACTGGCGGAGGATGGTATCGAGGCGGCCCTCGCCCATTTCACCCGCGGCTTCGCCCGCCGGTCCGGGCTCCAGGTCGAATTTCGCTGCCTTTCGGGACCGATCAAGCGCGACCCGGACATGGAGATCGCCTTCTATCGCGTCGCGCAGGAAGCACTGGCCAATGTCTACAAACATGCCGATGCCCGCCACGCCGTCGTCCGCCTGCGACGGACCCAGACCAGCTTCACCCTGGAAATAGAGGATGATGGCCGGGGCGTGCCCGAACATATCCTCAACGGCCAGGGCCGCGACATCGTCGGCGTCGGCCTGTCGGGAATGCGGGAGCGGGTCGCGGCCCTCGCCGGCCAGTTGGAAGTCCGCCGCACCGGCGCCGGAACGCTCGTCACCGCGACCATACCGCGCCGCCGCCAGACCGACTGA
- a CDS encoding winged helix-turn-helix domain-containing protein: protein MQNSHILLADDDAALLTSLSDYFGRYGFDVDTAANLADMRRLSEEGHYDLLIAEPMMPGQHTAGLLREFAFERRIPVIIHSRASSDIDRILGLEMGAEDYLTKPCNARELLARANAALRARRRQADAGTMATAPRDNSWVAFQGWRFDLTTRQLFDPSGGTISLSEGEYQLLRVFVANARQVLNRHQLLDQVYGASSDHYDRAIDVQLCRLRRKLSAGGLKGQTIRTVRNEGYIFVHPVTAGNAAN from the coding sequence ATGCAGAACAGCCACATCCTCCTTGCCGACGATGACGCAGCACTGCTGACGTCGCTGTCGGACTATTTCGGCCGCTATGGCTTCGACGTCGACACCGCCGCCAATCTCGCCGATATGCGCCGCCTTTCGGAAGAGGGTCATTATGACCTGTTGATCGCCGAACCGATGATGCCGGGCCAGCATACTGCCGGCCTGCTACGCGAATTCGCGTTCGAACGGCGCATCCCGGTCATCATCCACAGCCGCGCCAGCAGCGACATCGATCGCATCCTGGGCCTGGAAATGGGCGCGGAAGATTATCTGACCAAGCCCTGCAACGCCCGCGAACTGCTCGCCCGCGCCAATGCGGCCCTGCGCGCCCGTCGCCGCCAGGCCGATGCCGGCACCATGGCTACGGCACCGCGCGACAATAGCTGGGTCGCCTTCCAGGGCTGGCGCTTCGACCTTACCACCCGCCAGTTGTTCGATCCGAGCGGCGGCACCATCTCGCTGTCCGAGGGCGAATATCAGTTGCTGCGCGTCTTCGTGGCCAATGCGCGCCAGGTGCTCAACCGCCACCAGTTGCTCGATCAGGTCTATGGCGCGTCGAGCGACCATTATGACCGCGCCATCGATGTCCAGCTGTGCCGTCTGCGTCGCAAATTGTCGGCCGGCGGGCTCAAGGGGCAGACGATCCGCACCGTGCGCAACGAAGGCTATATCTTCGTCCACCCCGTCACGGCTGGCAACGCCGCCAACTGA
- a CDS encoding response regulator, which produces MSKPLTRILIADDHQALRQGGRTFLETQDRWQIVAEASDGHDALKAARETQPDIAILDYSLPLMNGLELTRALKQEFPRIEILIYTMHDREDLLVEVLRAGARGYVLKSDSGQHLQSAVEALSLRKPYFSAAISETLLDHYVKSSVAGSNVATLTPREREIVQLIAEGKINKQIAHLLDISVKTVETHRAAAMHKLKLGTTAELVRYAVRNNIVEP; this is translated from the coding sequence ATGAGCAAGCCATTGACGCGGATATTGATTGCCGACGATCATCAGGCCTTGCGCCAGGGGGGTCGGACTTTCCTCGAAACCCAGGATCGCTGGCAGATCGTCGCCGAGGCGTCGGACGGGCATGACGCGCTGAAGGCGGCGCGCGAGACCCAGCCGGACATCGCGATCCTGGATTATTCGCTGCCGCTGATGAACGGGCTGGAGCTGACCCGCGCGCTCAAGCAGGAATTCCCGCGGATCGAGATTTTGATCTACACCATGCATGATCGGGAGGATCTGCTGGTCGAGGTGCTGCGCGCGGGCGCGCGTGGCTATGTGCTCAAGTCCGACAGCGGCCAGCATCTGCAGTCGGCGGTCGAGGCGCTGTCGCTGCGCAAGCCCTATTTCTCGGCGGCGATCTCCGAAACATTGCTCGACCATTATGTGAAAAGCAGCGTGGCCGGCAGCAATGTCGCCACGCTGACCCCGCGCGAGCGCGAGATCGTCCAGTTGATCGCGGAGGGGAAGATCAACAAGCAGATTGCCCATCTGCTCGATATCAGCGTGAAGACGGTCGAAACCCACCGTGCGGCGGCGATGCACAAGCTGAAGCTGGGAACGACGGCGGAACTGGTGCGCTATGCGGTGCGCAATAATATCGTCGAACCCTGA
- a CDS encoding DUF2092 domain-containing protein, giving the protein MPLALLGASTVHAQTAAPAAGVVEPAAMDAMDKMSAKLIALPGFALKADVTTEVVLDTGQKLQFTGALDIQVHKPDAFKIVATSDIQNREYYFGGGKFTVLAPRLNYYASVPVTGSIGQSLDSLRTTYGIELPLADLFTWGTDQTLRSRIKSGYVIRPETIDGRTCTHYAFRQEKVDWQIWIEDSSQLPCKMVITDTNDPSMPQYSALMRWDGSARPSAADLAFTAPAGANPIRMVDLSKGEAK; this is encoded by the coding sequence GTGCCGCTGGCTTTGCTGGGCGCATCCACTGTCCATGCGCAGACTGCTGCGCCGGCGGCGGGCGTGGTCGAGCCGGCGGCGATGGACGCCATGGACAAGATGAGCGCCAAGCTGATCGCGCTGCCCGGCTTCGCGCTGAAGGCCGATGTGACGACCGAAGTGGTGCTGGATACCGGGCAGAAGCTGCAGTTCACCGGTGCGCTGGACATTCAGGTCCACAAGCCCGACGCGTTCAAGATCGTCGCCACATCCGACATTCAGAATCGGGAATATTATTTCGGCGGCGGCAAGTTCACGGTGCTGGCGCCGCGCCTGAACTATTATGCCAGCGTGCCGGTGACCGGTTCGATCGGCCAGTCGCTCGACAGCCTGCGCACCACCTATGGTATCGAACTGCCGCTGGCCGACCTGTTCACCTGGGGCACGGACCAGACGCTGCGCAGCCGCATAAAGTCGGGCTATGTCATCCGCCCAGAGACGATCGACGGCCGTACCTGTACCCATTATGCCTTCCGCCAGGAAAAGGTCGACTGGCAGATATGGATCGAGGATAGCAGCCAGTTGCCCTGCAAGATGGTGATCACCGACACGAATGATCCGTCGATGCCGCAATATAGCGCGCTGATGCGCTGGGACGGCAGCGCGCGACCGTCGGCGGCTGACCTCGCCTTCACCGCGCCGGCCGGCGCCAATCCGATCCGCATGGTCGACCTGAGCAAGGGAGAGGCGAAATGA
- a CDS encoding outer membrane beta-barrel protein — protein MARHSIRLGGICVVMMGTVAAPAHAQSLDDKYWVEVGAYWPSVSSHVRVAPASNPDGGTNIDLESDLDLDKRKVLPQVAAGIRLGDNWSVMGEYYSLSRNGSKTVARDITFDDVTYPAGVRVESGFDSDVYRLTFGYAFVSTPDTRVGAALGLHATDFTLTLKGDARLGETQVSGTQRRRKALAPLPTVGLFATQRIATDLTLSARADYLSLKIDDYKGRLLNTEAAMTWRFAKNVGIGAMWRYVNYRVDVDKDNWAGRMKYRFSGPAVFMQVGF, from the coding sequence ATGGCGCGTCACAGCATCAGGCTTGGCGGCATTTGTGTCGTGATGATGGGTACGGTTGCAGCGCCCGCGCATGCGCAATCGCTCGACGACAAATATTGGGTCGAAGTGGGGGCCTATTGGCCGTCGGTCAGTTCCCATGTCCGGGTCGCGCCAGCCTCCAACCCGGATGGCGGCACGAATATCGACCTGGAATCCGACCTCGATCTCGACAAGCGCAAGGTGCTGCCGCAGGTCGCGGCGGGAATAAGATTGGGCGACAACTGGTCGGTGATGGGCGAATATTATTCGCTGAGCCGCAACGGGTCCAAGACGGTGGCGCGCGATATCACATTTGACGATGTTACCTATCCGGCCGGAGTGCGGGTGGAGAGCGGCTTCGATAGCGATGTCTACCGGCTGACCTTCGGCTATGCGTTCGTGAGCACGCCCGACACGCGGGTCGGCGCGGCGCTGGGGCTGCATGCGACCGATTTCACCCTGACGCTCAAGGGCGACGCGAGATTGGGCGAAACGCAGGTGAGCGGGACGCAACGTCGTCGCAAGGCGCTGGCCCCGCTGCCGACCGTGGGGCTGTTTGCGACGCAGCGGATCGCCACCGACCTGACGCTGAGCGCGCGGGCGGATTATCTGTCGCTCAAGATCGACGATTATAAGGGGCGGCTGCTGAACACTGAAGCCGCCATGACCTGGCGCTTTGCCAAGAATGTCGGGATCGGCGCGATGTGGCGCTACGTCAATTATCGGGTCGATGTCGACAAGGACAATTGGGCCGGGCGGATGAAATATCGGTTCAGCGGCCCGGCGGTCTTCATGCAGGTCGGTTTCTGA
- a CDS encoding TonB-dependent receptor: MPSHIMRRLSASTILLGLATPAFAQTSAADDGATSDTIVVTGSRIARPDLQQASPIAIVSAQELKLSGKVNVESIINDLPQLIPSTTAASNNPGGGVSTADLRGLGANRTLVLVDGRRYVSYDSNQIVDLNTVPAGLIDHVEVVSGGRSAVYGSDAIAGVINFVTKRDFSGVEANANYRINQAGDGGTFNTNLLMGGNFADGRGNATFYIDYTKRDAVQQSARSYTKQAYTDDGDGGLAAGGSGSIPGTRFALAGTQYKFNQDGSYSAYDATTDAYNYAPDNYLQVPQKRILLSAQTHYDVNDHLTVYAEGQFINNRVKNRLASTPFTGSVSLDVDSSFLSPESQALLSAADTDGDGYATAAIYRRLNEVGARISNVDNTAYRTLIGAKGQIAGDWNYDGYYSYSRTKQVETQTGNVSRSRVEQALKTTYDSDGNLVCSDTSNGCVPLNIFGEGNISSEAAAFISIPVKNVSTVTEQVASFAVTNGNLFDLGAGPAGIAFGAEYRSEHGSYDPDYALSSGDVVGFNAGEGLSGGYNVKELFAEIDVPLLADLPLVHKLDFNGAYRFSHYSTAAKNVGTFSAGLIYAPIKDVTFRGQYSRAVRAPTVADLYSGQSQDFPTANDPCSTEDATTNASLAASCVATGVPSSALGTDINGGSSQIDSITGGNPNLREEKSDTWTAGVVLQPSFLPRFSLTVDYYHIKIDNYISTPGTANIIKACYGDQSNGWTPYDSSYCSLLPRNENSYAIEGAENLLSNTGGLKTEGVDFEMNYSLPLNFGVFGAKTGKLSFRVAGTRLIRYDLNPVAAIPELNQSCAGRFGVYCGDPYSKLRLNNRITWSSGPITLGLTHRYLSSVRDDDDTTTYSVEKIKAYNLFDLGLQVQATETFGWSLGMNNMFNKKPPIMGDNQQQSNTYPSTYDVYGRAFFVNASVKF, translated from the coding sequence ATGCCGTCTCACATCATGCGGCGCCTTTCGGCGTCGACCATCCTGCTCGGCCTGGCGACCCCGGCCTTCGCGCAGACCAGCGCGGCGGATGATGGCGCGACCAGCGACACCATCGTCGTCACCGGTTCGCGCATCGCCCGCCCCGACCTGCAGCAGGCATCGCCGATCGCGATCGTCAGCGCGCAGGAATTGAAGCTCAGCGGCAAGGTCAACGTCGAATCGATCATCAATGACCTGCCCCAGCTGATCCCCAGCACGACGGCGGCATCCAATAATCCGGGCGGCGGCGTATCGACGGCCGACCTGCGCGGCCTGGGTGCCAACCGCACCCTGGTGCTGGTCGATGGGCGTCGCTACGTCTCCTATGACTCCAACCAGATCGTCGATCTCAACACCGTTCCGGCGGGCCTGATCGACCATGTCGAGGTCGTGTCGGGCGGCCGGTCCGCCGTCTATGGTTCGGATGCGATCGCCGGCGTCATCAACTTCGTGACCAAGCGCGACTTTTCCGGCGTGGAAGCAAACGCCAATTATCGCATCAACCAGGCGGGCGACGGCGGCACTTTCAACACCAACCTGCTGATGGGTGGCAATTTCGCCGACGGTCGCGGCAACGCCACCTTCTATATCGACTATACCAAGCGCGACGCCGTCCAGCAGTCGGCCCGCAGCTACACCAAGCAGGCCTATACCGATGACGGCGATGGCGGCCTGGCCGCCGGCGGCTCGGGCTCGATCCCCGGCACCCGCTTCGCCCTGGCCGGCACCCAGTATAAGTTCAACCAGGACGGCAGCTATTCGGCCTATGACGCGACGACCGACGCCTACAACTATGCGCCGGACAATTATCTGCAGGTGCCCCAGAAGCGCATCCTGCTGAGCGCCCAGACCCATTATGACGTCAACGATCACCTGACCGTCTATGCCGAGGGTCAGTTCATCAACAACCGGGTGAAGAACCGCCTGGCGTCCACGCCGTTCACCGGTTCGGTCTCGCTCGACGTCGACTCCTCCTTCCTTTCCCCGGAATCCCAGGCGCTGCTGTCGGCAGCGGACACCGATGGCGATGGCTATGCCACTGCCGCCATCTATCGCCGCCTCAACGAGGTCGGCGCCCGCATCTCCAATGTCGACAACACCGCCTATCGCACCCTGATCGGTGCCAAGGGCCAGATTGCCGGCGACTGGAACTATGACGGCTATTACAGCTATTCGCGCACCAAGCAGGTCGAAACCCAGACCGGCAACGTATCGCGCAGCCGCGTGGAGCAGGCGCTCAAGACCACCTATGACAGCGACGGCAATCTGGTCTGTTCGGACACCAGCAATGGCTGCGTCCCGCTGAACATCTTCGGCGAAGGCAATATCAGCAGCGAAGCCGCCGCCTTCATCTCGATCCCGGTCAAGAATGTCAGCACCGTGACCGAACAGGTCGCCAGCTTCGCCGTCACCAACGGCAATCTGTTCGACCTGGGCGCCGGCCCGGCCGGTATTGCCTTCGGCGCCGAATATCGCTCCGAACATGGCAGCTATGATCCGGACTATGCCCTGTCCTCGGGCGACGTCGTCGGCTTCAACGCCGGTGAAGGCCTGTCGGGCGGCTATAATGTGAAAGAGCTGTTCGCCGAAATCGACGTGCCGCTGCTCGCCGATCTGCCGCTGGTCCACAAGCTCGACTTCAACGGCGCCTACCGCTTCTCGCATTACTCGACCGCAGCCAAGAATGTCGGCACCTTCTCGGCCGGCCTCATCTACGCGCCGATCAAGGACGTCACCTTCCGCGGCCAATATAGCCGGGCGGTGCGTGCGCCCACCGTCGCGGATCTCTATTCGGGCCAGTCGCAGGACTTCCCGACCGCGAACGATCCCTGCTCGACCGAGGACGCGACCACCAATGCCAGCCTGGCGGCCAGCTGCGTCGCGACTGGCGTGCCGTCGAGCGCGCTCGGCACCGACATCAACGGTGGCAGCTCGCAGATCGACTCGATCACCGGCGGCAACCCGAACCTGCGTGAGGAAAAATCGGACACCTGGACCGCAGGCGTCGTGCTCCAGCCCAGCTTCCTGCCGCGCTTCAGCCTGACGGTCGATTATTATCATATCAAGATCGACAATTACATTTCGACGCCGGGCACCGCGAACATCATCAAGGCCTGCTATGGCGATCAGTCCAATGGCTGGACGCCCTATGACAGCAGCTATTGCTCGCTGCTGCCGCGCAACGAGAACAGCTATGCGATCGAGGGCGCGGAAAATCTCCTGTCCAACACTGGTGGTCTCAAGACCGAGGGCGTGGACTTCGAGATGAACTACAGCCTGCCGCTCAACTTCGGCGTGTTCGGCGCCAAGACCGGCAAGCTCAGCTTCCGCGTCGCGGGCACCCGCCTGATCCGTTACGACCTGAACCCGGTCGCGGCGATCCCGGAACTGAACCAGAGCTGCGCCGGTCGCTTCGGCGTCTATTGCGGCGATCCTTATTCCAAGCTGCGGCTCAACAACCGCATCACCTGGAGCAGCGGCCCGATCACCCTGGGCCTGACCCATCGCTATCTGTCGAGCGTCCGCGACGACGACGATACGACCACCTATAGCGTCGAGAAGATCAAGGCCTACAACCTGTTCGACCTCGGCCTCCAGGTGCAGGCGACGGAAACCTTCGGCTGGTCGCTGGGCATGAACAACATGTTCAACAAGAAGCCGCCGATCATGGGCGACAACCAGCAGCAGTCGAATACCTATCCGTCGACCTACGACGTCTATGGCCGCGCCTTCTTCGTGAACGCCTCGGTCAAGTTCTGA
- a CDS encoding sulfotransferase: protein MRNYRGPIIHIGYHKTGTTWFQDIFYPAVRNRRYLPRAVARAAFLEAGALHFEPDQARHELGQDRDDIILCEENLSGGLHNGGLAGNLSKDVAGRIRDTLPDAQIVIFVRDPCSAIASAYLQYVKGGGTFGIHRYLFGRDRLGPVAPERDEAPGFRREHFDYARLIAHYDRLFGADNVHVFRYEDFRADPRGFAAAYAARFGLDVTLDRLDWGTRNPSPGRLLLWAFRAANLFTRRAVADKDCLLHLPGWYGLSRKLLRRANASGRFGRPLRMRDILGEGAIAHFNDYYRHGEAAIADRLEQQTCRDAKSRDGMAATAPSYARSCRTATSSLPTMTQHC from the coding sequence ATGCGCAACTACAGGGGCCCCATCATCCATATCGGCTATCACAAGACCGGAACCACCTGGTTCCAGGATATTTTCTATCCCGCCGTCCGCAATCGTCGCTACCTGCCCCGCGCTGTGGCACGGGCCGCCTTCCTGGAGGCCGGCGCGCTCCATTTCGAACCTGACCAGGCCCGCCACGAGCTGGGCCAGGACCGCGACGACATCATCCTGTGCGAGGAAAATCTGAGCGGCGGGCTGCATAATGGCGGGCTGGCCGGCAATCTTTCCAAGGATGTCGCCGGCCGCATCCGCGATACGCTGCCCGACGCGCAGATCGTCATCTTCGTGCGCGATCCCTGCTCGGCCATCGCGTCGGCCTATCTCCAATATGTGAAGGGCGGCGGCACTTTCGGCATCCATCGCTATCTGTTCGGTCGTGACCGGCTCGGCCCGGTGGCGCCGGAGCGGGACGAGGCGCCCGGCTTCCGCCGTGAACATTTCGACTATGCCCGGCTGATCGCTCATTATGATCGGCTGTTCGGCGCGGACAATGTCCATGTCTTCCGCTATGAGGATTTTCGCGCCGATCCGCGCGGCTTCGCCGCCGCCTATGCCGCCCGTTTCGGGCTGGACGTCACGCTCGACCGGCTGGACTGGGGCACACGCAACCCCTCCCCCGGCCGGCTTCTGCTCTGGGCCTTTCGCGCGGCCAATCTCTTCACCCGGCGCGCCGTCGCGGACAAGGACTGCCTGCTCCATCTGCCCGGCTGGTATGGGCTCAGCCGCAAACTGCTCCGCCGCGCCAATGCCTCGGGCCGCTTCGGCCGTCCGCTGCGCATGCGCGACATATTGGGCGAGGGCGCCATCGCCCATTTCAACGACTATTATCGGCATGGCGAGGCCGCCATTGCCGACCGACTGGAACAACAGACATGCCGCGACGCGAAATCACGCGACGGGATGGCCGCGACGGCGCCGTCCTATGCTCGATCATGCAGAACAGCCACATCCTCCTTGCCGACGATGACGCAGCACTGCTGA
- a CDS encoding glycosyltransferase family 4 protein: MADADRRLWLVARVHAPDEGGVQTYVAETARAYAALGWRVTLFAKSSAGPRRVSSDGVELIDVGPTSRMRVYGRLFRAMAGAWLRGERPQAIHACTWRAALPALAFPRPLIVTIHGREVGRPAGGAFALLRLVLRRARRIVAVSAVTRDLLIQRLPDLAARTIVAWNGVRMPADRPTTAFQNGDAPAQVLTVCRLVARKNIPAAIDAAAACLREEASLRYTIVGRGVDGIRIQQTVRRHQLEDHVRLAGYVSDAELAEQYRDADIFLHPQIALEDGAEVEGFGLSVADAMAQGLACIVGADGGPAELVRDGVTGLVVDGNSLGALRAALALLARDPALCRRLGDQARIWAANNLSWERHCRLILHELPPRRPAPSRSTPALTEGG, from the coding sequence ATGGCTGATGCCGATCGTCGCCTCTGGCTCGTCGCCCGCGTCCATGCCCCCGATGAGGGCGGGGTCCAGACCTATGTGGCCGAAACCGCCCGCGCCTATGCCGCGCTGGGCTGGCGCGTCACCCTGTTCGCCAAATCCTCGGCCGGTCCGCGCCGGGTCAGCAGCGACGGCGTCGAACTGATCGATGTCGGCCCGACTTCGCGCATGCGGGTCTATGGCCGGCTGTTCCGCGCCATGGCCGGCGCCTGGCTGCGTGGTGAGCGCCCACAGGCGATCCATGCCTGCACCTGGCGCGCAGCCCTGCCTGCCCTCGCCTTTCCCCGCCCCCTCATCGTGACCATCCATGGCCGGGAAGTCGGTCGCCCGGCCGGTGGTGCCTTCGCCCTGCTGCGGCTGGTGCTGCGCCGCGCCCGGCGCATCGTCGCGGTCAGCGCCGTCACCCGCGACCTGCTGATACAGCGCCTGCCCGATCTCGCCGCGCGCACCATCGTCGCCTGGAACGGCGTCCGCATGCCGGCCGACCGCCCTACCACCGCGTTCCAGAATGGCGATGCACCCGCCCAGGTTCTCACCGTCTGCCGCCTCGTCGCGCGCAAGAATATTCCGGCCGCGATCGACGCCGCCGCTGCCTGCCTGCGCGAGGAGGCCTCGCTGCGCTACACCATCGTCGGCCGCGGCGTGGACGGCATCCGCATCCAGCAGACCGTGCGCCGCCACCAGTTGGAGGATCATGTCCGGCTGGCCGGCTATGTCTCCGACGCGGAACTGGCCGAGCAATATCGCGACGCCGACATCTTCCTCCACCCCCAGATCGCGCTGGAGGATGGCGCCGAGGTGGAGGGCTTCGGCCTCAGCGTCGCCGATGCCATGGCACAGGGGCTGGCCTGCATCGTCGGCGCGGATGGCGGCCCGGCCGAACTGGTCCGCGACGGCGTCACCGGCCTGGTCGTCGACGGCAATTCCCTCGGCGCATTGCGCGCGGCGCTCGCGCTGCTGGCGCGCGATCCCGCGCTCTGCCGCCGGCTGGGCGATCAGGCGCGGATCTGGGCCGCGAACAACCTGTCGTGGGAACGGCATTGCCGCCTGATCCTGCACGAACTGCCGCCCCGTCGCCCCGCCCCGTCTCGCAGCACGCCCGCACTCACCGAAGGAGGATAG
- a CDS encoding YidH family protein — MTEDIPNLPADLGAKRTVMAADRTLMAWIRTSLSMLSFGFTIYKFLDAATEKTGHGDSQSPQHIGLFLAGMGTLAILLGTWGYWMTLSDLKQTNQFHLGRPVLVMALIMCVAGIALFAAIATRAV; from the coding sequence ATGACGGAAGACATTCCCAATCTGCCAGCCGATCTGGGTGCAAAGCGCACCGTCATGGCCGCCGATCGCACCTTGATGGCCTGGATCCGCACCTCGCTTTCGATGCTCAGCTTCGGCTTCACCATCTACAAATTTCTCGACGCCGCGACGGAGAAGACGGGCCATGGCGATTCCCAGAGCCCGCAGCATATCGGCCTGTTCCTCGCCGGCATGGGCACGCTGGCCATCCTGCTTGGCACATGGGGCTACTGGATGACGCTGTCCGACCTCAAGCAGACCAACCAGTTTCATCTGGGCCGGCCGGTGCTGGTCATGGCGCTGATCATGTGCGTGGCCGGCATTGCTCTGTTCGCGGCCATTGCGACGCGCGCCGTATAG